A region from the Aegilops tauschii subsp. strangulata cultivar AL8/78 chromosome 5, Aet v6.0, whole genome shotgun sequence genome encodes:
- the LOC109779831 gene encoding uncharacterized protein: MAASKPLALLLLVTLSATAMSAAGQGCGGHKVTVQNLCGHDLNLGIAAVADSKVLFPNGWLLPNGKHESFDVCSWSGSVSAQGAAVAKFHIGHDGGAYYEVSTDQANMPIRVSVTPHGSPLQGHCPTAGCNSGNHCFEHSVPGGNCHGVTEIKIVYYNP, encoded by the coding sequence ATGGCGGCCTCCAAGCCCCTTGCCCTCCTGCTGCTCGTGACTCTGTCCGCGACGGCCATGTCTGCCGCCGGTCAAGGCTGCGGCGGCCACAAGGTGACGGTGCAGAACCTGTGCGGCCACGATCTGAACCTGGGTATCGCGGCGGTGGCGGACAGCAAGGTCCTCTTCCCCAACGGCTGGCTGCTCCCCAACGGGAAGCACGAGTCGTTCGACGTGTGCTCCTGGTCCGGGAGCGTGTCGGCGCAGGGCGCCGCCGTGGCCAAGTTCCACATCGGCCACGACGGCGGGGCGTACTACGAGGTGAGCACCGACCAGGCCAACATGCCCATCCGCGTCTCCGTCACCCCGCACGGCAGCCCGCTGCAGGGGCACTGCCCCACCGCCGGATGCAACAGCGGCAACCACTGCTTCGAGCACTCCGTCCCCGGCGGCAACTGCCACGGCGTCACCGAGATCAAGATCGTCTACTACAACCCATAG